A section of the Pectinophora gossypiella chromosome 11, ilPecGoss1.1, whole genome shotgun sequence genome encodes:
- the LOC126370925 gene encoding tyrosine-protein kinase CSK-like isoform X1, whose product MNSDVHRHQAHPPLAQHGPHGGGSGPCGWYSASAAPAPTAPARLKRAQPPHHLPSGGGVSSNGPHAPLSPTALQNSVPHNNVMSSSVRAPAPVGPAPSAMHTSQTSNAVAAKGPSDVLVNSSAQNPPPAGNRLVNMTQWPWHHGAISRERAEALLSGSPDGVFLVRESTNFPGDHTLCVRYRGHVEHYRVKWASAPDSQNQRLTIDDEEFFDNMTDLIHHYLQDADGLCTKLVRCLPKATPNGANNNGAHQPPYPPHPQQPPPYPPTPSVPSSLSHFQPTYSTQVPPSIDQTDAAQQSQKFVDARWIIAERDLEIRENIGKGEFGDVMLGILNGSQKVAVKILKDREAASKFRAEASVMASLKHDNLVRLLGLVFASNGSTCIVTEHCAQGSLLDYLRSRGRHYVTQLNQINFAYDTCCGMEYLERQRVVHRDLAARNVLISAEGAAKVADFGLARADAAPDDAADAARLQAKLPIKWTAPEALKYNKFSNKSDMWSFGILLWEIYSFGRVPYPRIPLAEVVRHVERGYRMEAPEGCPGGPYEVMRAAWHADPAARPSFAATRARLAAMRDAARALPQPAPPHP is encoded by the exons ATGAATTCGGACGTGCACCGTCACCAGGCTCACCCACCGCTTGCACAG CACGGCCCGCACGGCGGCGGCAGCGGGCCGTGCGGCTGGTACTCAGCGtcggcggcgcccgcgcctaCCGCGCCCGCCCGCCTCAAGCGCGCGCAGCCGCCGCACCACCTGCCG TCCGGAGGTGGAGTGAGCAGTAATGGGCCGCACGCGCCTCTCTCGCCCACCGCATTGCAGAACTCGGTTCCGCACAAT AACGTGATGTCGTCATCGGtgcgtgcgcccgcgccggtcgGCCCCGCTCCCTCCGCGATGCACACGTCGCAAACCTCCAATG CGGTGGCAGCGAAGGGCCCTAGTGATGTGCTGGTGAATTCGTCAGCTCAGAACCCTCCGCCCGCGGGCAACAGGCTTGTCAACATGACGCAGTGGCC ATGGCACCACGGCGCGATATCCCGGGAGCGCGCGGAGGCCCTGCTGTCGGGGTCCCCAGACGGCGTGTTCCTGGTGCGCGAAAGCACCAACTTCCCCGGCGACCATACGCTCTGCGTGCGCTACCGGGGACACGTGGAGCACTACCG AGTAAAATGGGCGTCAGCGCCAGATAGCCAAAACCAACGTCTCACTATAGACGACGAAGAATTCTTCGACAATATGACTGATTTAATACAT CACTACCTTCAAGACGCAGATGGTCTGTGCACGAAGCTAGTGCGGTGCTTGCCCAAAGCGACTCCCAACGGTGCCAACAACAACGGCGCTCATCAGCCGCCGTACCCGCCTCATCCACAG CAACCGCCGCCGTACCCGCCGACGCCGAGCGTGCCCAGCTCGCTGAGCCACTTCCAGCCGACGTACTCCACGCAGGTGCCGCCCTCCATAGACCAGACCGACGCCGCGCAACAGTCCCAGAAATTTGTCGACGCGC GTTGGATAATAGCAGAGCGGGATCTAGAGATCCGCGAGAACATAGGCAAGGGAGAGTTCGGCGACGTGATGCTCGGCATATTGAACGGCAGCCAGAAGGTGGCCGTCAAGATACTCAAGGATAGAGAGGCCGCCAGCAAGTTCCGCGCAGAGGCCAGCGTTATGGC ATCGCTGAAGCATGACAACCTGGTCCGCCTCCTGGGGCTGGTGTTCGCGTCCAACGGCAGCACGTGCATAGTGACGGAGCACTGCGCGCAGGGCTCGCTGCTGGACTACCTGCGCTCGCGTGGACGACACTACGTCACGCAGCTCAACCAGATCAACTTCGCGTA CGACACGTGCTGCGGCATGGAGTACCTGGAGCGGCAGCGCGTGGTGCACCGCGACCTGGCGGCCCGCAACGTGCTGATCTCGGCGGAGGGCGCGGCCAAGGTGGCCGACTTCGGGCTGGCGCGCGCCGACGCCGCGCCCGACGACGCGGCCGACGCCGCGCGCCTGCAGGCCAAGCTGCCCATCAAGTGGACGGCGCCCGAGGCGCTCAAGTACAAC AAATTCTCTAATAAGTCTGACATGTGGAGTTTCGGTATTCTTCTCTGGGAGATCTATTCGTTTGGAAGAGTGCCATATCCGCGAATC CCGCTGGCTGAGGTGGTGCGGCACGTGGAGCGCGGCTACCGCATGGAGGCGCCGGAGGGCTGCCCGGGCGGGCCGTACGAGGTGATGCGCGCGGCGTGGCACGCCGACCCCGCGGCGCGGCCCAGCTTCGCCGCCACGCGCGCGCGCCTGGCCGCCATGCGCGACGCCGCGCGCGCGCTGCCGCAGCCCGCGCCGCCGCACCCC
- the LOC126370925 gene encoding tyrosine-protein kinase CSK-like isoform X2, which translates to MSSSVRAPAPVGPAPSAMHTSQTSNAVAAKGPSDVLVNSSAQNPPPAGNRLVNMTQWPWHHGAISRERAEALLSGSPDGVFLVRESTNFPGDHTLCVRYRGHVEHYRVKWASAPDSQNQRLTIDDEEFFDNMTDLIHHYLQDADGLCTKLVRCLPKATPNGANNNGAHQPPYPPHPQQPPPYPPTPSVPSSLSHFQPTYSTQVPPSIDQTDAAQQSQKFVDARWIIAERDLEIRENIGKGEFGDVMLGILNGSQKVAVKILKDREAASKFRAEASVMASLKHDNLVRLLGLVFASNGSTCIVTEHCAQGSLLDYLRSRGRHYVTQLNQINFAYDTCCGMEYLERQRVVHRDLAARNVLISAEGAAKVADFGLARADAAPDDAADAARLQAKLPIKWTAPEALKYNKFSNKSDMWSFGILLWEIYSFGRVPYPRIPLAEVVRHVERGYRMEAPEGCPGGPYEVMRAAWHADPAARPSFAATRARLAAMRDAARALPQPAPPHP; encoded by the exons ATGTCGTCATCGGtgcgtgcgcccgcgccggtcgGCCCCGCTCCCTCCGCGATGCACACGTCGCAAACCTCCAATG CGGTGGCAGCGAAGGGCCCTAGTGATGTGCTGGTGAATTCGTCAGCTCAGAACCCTCCGCCCGCGGGCAACAGGCTTGTCAACATGACGCAGTGGCC ATGGCACCACGGCGCGATATCCCGGGAGCGCGCGGAGGCCCTGCTGTCGGGGTCCCCAGACGGCGTGTTCCTGGTGCGCGAAAGCACCAACTTCCCCGGCGACCATACGCTCTGCGTGCGCTACCGGGGACACGTGGAGCACTACCG AGTAAAATGGGCGTCAGCGCCAGATAGCCAAAACCAACGTCTCACTATAGACGACGAAGAATTCTTCGACAATATGACTGATTTAATACAT CACTACCTTCAAGACGCAGATGGTCTGTGCACGAAGCTAGTGCGGTGCTTGCCCAAAGCGACTCCCAACGGTGCCAACAACAACGGCGCTCATCAGCCGCCGTACCCGCCTCATCCACAG CAACCGCCGCCGTACCCGCCGACGCCGAGCGTGCCCAGCTCGCTGAGCCACTTCCAGCCGACGTACTCCACGCAGGTGCCGCCCTCCATAGACCAGACCGACGCCGCGCAACAGTCCCAGAAATTTGTCGACGCGC GTTGGATAATAGCAGAGCGGGATCTAGAGATCCGCGAGAACATAGGCAAGGGAGAGTTCGGCGACGTGATGCTCGGCATATTGAACGGCAGCCAGAAGGTGGCCGTCAAGATACTCAAGGATAGAGAGGCCGCCAGCAAGTTCCGCGCAGAGGCCAGCGTTATGGC ATCGCTGAAGCATGACAACCTGGTCCGCCTCCTGGGGCTGGTGTTCGCGTCCAACGGCAGCACGTGCATAGTGACGGAGCACTGCGCGCAGGGCTCGCTGCTGGACTACCTGCGCTCGCGTGGACGACACTACGTCACGCAGCTCAACCAGATCAACTTCGCGTA CGACACGTGCTGCGGCATGGAGTACCTGGAGCGGCAGCGCGTGGTGCACCGCGACCTGGCGGCCCGCAACGTGCTGATCTCGGCGGAGGGCGCGGCCAAGGTGGCCGACTTCGGGCTGGCGCGCGCCGACGCCGCGCCCGACGACGCGGCCGACGCCGCGCGCCTGCAGGCCAAGCTGCCCATCAAGTGGACGGCGCCCGAGGCGCTCAAGTACAAC AAATTCTCTAATAAGTCTGACATGTGGAGTTTCGGTATTCTTCTCTGGGAGATCTATTCGTTTGGAAGAGTGCCATATCCGCGAATC CCGCTGGCTGAGGTGGTGCGGCACGTGGAGCGCGGCTACCGCATGGAGGCGCCGGAGGGCTGCCCGGGCGGGCCGTACGAGGTGATGCGCGCGGCGTGGCACGCCGACCCCGCGGCGCGGCCCAGCTTCGCCGCCACGCGCGCGCGCCTGGCCGCCATGCGCGACGCCGCGCGCGCGCTGCCGCAGCCCGCGCCGCCGCACCCC